In Dermacentor silvarum isolate Dsil-2018 chromosome 10, BIME_Dsil_1.4, whole genome shotgun sequence, the genomic stretch CACGTTGGTCCGTTTGTGAGAAGTTCCAAGAAGAACCAGTGGATATTGGTGCTGGTGGACAATCTGACCAAGTTTGTGCGCCTCTACCCTGTGCGCGACACCTCGGCGAGAAATGTACTGCGGTGTATGCAGAACTTCATAACAGAGTTTGGACTACCGGAGCGCATCATCTCGGACCGTGGTTCCTGTTTCACGTCCCACGGCTTCGAAGCcttctgtcagaaaaatggtgtgGCTCACACACTGAACTCGGCACACCATCCAAGGGCTAATGGCCAGGTGGAGCGTGTGAACCGAACTCTGGTACCGGGTATTATGGCTACAATCAAGGACCCAGCTCACAAAGATTGTGATCAGAAGATCAAGGAGGTAGAAAGTTACCTAAATACTGTTTACAATGCCTCAACAGGGACTAGCGCTTTCAAGCTCTTGCATGGATATCAACCAAGGATGCAGGATGGTATCCTCAGATGGCTGAACACTGAGAATAACGAGTGGGTCTGCCCGGAGCAACTTCAAGAGATGGCTCAAAAGGGCATAGCGAGCCAGCAAGCAAGGTCGAAGCAGTACTTCGACAAGCGTCACTTCACAGCGGACAAGTTGAGTGTTGGAGACATAGTGGTCATGCGCTGCGTTCCAGAGCACACTGGTGCCCCAACAAAAACCCAGAAGAAGTTCAGAGGTCCACTCACTGTGATAGAAGTACTTCCAGCAGACACCTACAGAGTGACCGAGATGAACGGAAGGAAAAGGGTCTACTCGACAACTGCCCACATCAGCCAACTGAAGAGATGGGGTGGAAGATGCCAGGAACAGTTCGACCAGTCAAGCTCCGACGAGGAAGAAGGCATGCCGAGACGTAGCACACGTGTGTCCAAAAGACCTGCGAATCTTCGGGACTACACCACATGAACTAAGGACAGTTCGCTGCCAGGAATGGCCGAATGTTAGCGGAATCGAAATGCTAGGCTGGCAACATGGGGAAGGGAAGGAGGGCGACCCGCGATGGAAGTAGTCGTAACGCACGTTGTTACTCCTCTattttttctcttatttctcAATTAAAGAGTTATTTGTTCAAAATGTGAGTCTGCGAAGAATTCCATAACACTATGACGCGCTAAAGGTAAGCCAAATGAGGTTGTCTTCAGCGAGCCGccgtgcgcttagccagtggactcgtacCGGCCCCCAGCGGCGGCCACGTTGTAGCCGACTGCAGCGACCAATGGTAGACACG encodes the following:
- the LOC119465904 gene encoding uncharacterized protein LOC119465904, which produces MADGGGTNEMMQALLEQNQRLLELIERKPEAFHVMRDLNKAIQDFDGEGSCHEAGAWLKSIDSMAVLHGWPDSFRLENLLHGYQPRMQDGILRWLNTENNEWVCPEQLQEMAQKGIASQQARSKQYFDKRHFTADKLSVGDIVVMRCVPEHTGAPTKTQKKFRGPLTVIEVLPADTYRVTEMNGRKRVYSTTAHISQLKRWGGRCQEQFDQSSSDEEEGMPRRSTRVSKRPANLRDYTT